The following is a genomic window from Triplophysa dalaica isolate WHDGS20190420 chromosome 22, ASM1584641v1, whole genome shotgun sequence.
TGAGCAGCTTCTTCAGTTCTAAAAAAACgttttcatcttttttgttcAAACTGTGgattttgtcaatgttttgatTCAAGAATACCATTTCATAGATATCCCTTAGGCTAACATTCATTCTAAACGCAAGAAACCTCAAACTTGATTTCATAGGGACTGTAATTGGGCCTCAgaatttatttacacaaaatactCCCTCATGTGCTACGTATAGCGTGCAattcatacacaaacatttatcgTCTCCAAAGTTGACCTTTTAACCAGTCTTCGCATCAGACAACACACCCATGTTTACTGACTGTCTAATGCATATTGCATATAAATGACAAGCGTTGTCTGAAATCTCCAGATCTCATCTCATGCACCGGTggaaacaaatgcaaataaagttgaattttaaagttttcatgTTGACGCAGAACAAAGTTTTCAGTAAGAATGATACAAAATATCCATGAGCGGAACTTTACTTTACTGCTTTAGTGCTCGAAACTCAACAAGTTTTACTAAAGTCAGCAAGACGTGGCATGTCATTTCTTCCGGATTGAATGAAACATTGAAGGTGCGAGTTCCCTCAGGTGGGAATGGTGGTACTTCAGGAAGTCCGTTTTTTTCCATCAACAGTGGTATGATGTATGAAGTTTCACACTCACCTGGTTTGTCATCATGTCATAGCTTGAGCTTCAGCGTGTTTCAGTGGAAATCTCATTAAAGCTGCAGCCCTACCGTGACTCCTGTCAGAAAGTGAAACGGAAGCCCTCACTGTCTCGAGAGCCCTCGAGCGTTCAACGTTCGCCTcgttctttttctctctctgataTTACATACTCTGTATCCCGTTCCCTCCCGCTCGCTCTCTGTCTTGCACCCCTGATGACTCAATATGGCTGTCTGGCTAGAATGTTGTGCCAGGAACGCATGCAGGGTCCCAAGCTGTCTCTGTCTGATGGAGCGACACTATCGCCTCTTAGAGTGCCGGTGTGGCCGTCAATGGGCTTAAAACAACCGAACAATAGACTTTGCGGGTGTCCGAGAAAGCTTGTGACAACTTTTTTTTTGCATGGTTACTgaatgaagtgtgtgtttacaggaGGGCAATCTAAAGCGCTACCCCACGCCGTACCCCGATGAGCTGAAGAACATGGTGAAAACAGCTCAGTCTGTGGCACACAGACTGAAAGAGGACGAGTCCGGTGACGAGGCAGGAAGAGAGGGCAGAGTCGGCGAGAGGAATCATATTGGCGTGCAGGATGTTGGAGTGAAGGTTGGTTTATGAACCCTACCAGGATTATTTGGGTTTGGGTCACAATTGAAAATTTGGTCAATGGTGTGTTGGTTTTGCGAAAAAGATCTATAATGGGAATCTAGGCACACTTGTTGGGCTaacagaatgttttgttttacatcagGTGATTGAAGGTCCATGCAGCAATGGGATGGAGCCCAAAGCAAATGTGAACTTTCTCCAAAACCATGAACCACGAGACACAATAGACTACACTGTTGAGAGGATTCCTCTCAAGACCTCAGATAAGATGACAGCTATGGTTAACCATGATGACACCCTCGAGGTAAGGGATCAAATGGGGTTAAATGTTATTAGCATTTTATGctaattaattatatatatgatatatggaaaaaaacactactttttaaataataaaatactgtgttgtcaaagttgatgagcactttaaaaaaaatgtattggttCGATATTGCAAAACCCAATTAAAAACTGATTAAtggcaaaaattaaaaatgacaaaatatggagatacgaggtttcaggAGGACAGAAACTATAATATTAtctatgtattatatataatataataaaaaattctaTAAACTCTATAAacagcctttttttttttaagttcccAGCCTACGCCAGCATTTTCTAACATTTCCACCACACTTTAATGGcttacagtacattttctgtaaagaatatataaacaaacaatatgtccaatgaaagaacagagtctctgcttttaaacgaAAGacaccgtattcttctatcttcatatgttcgtttttatcactccttagatgtgggtaggtttcttcaaaaatgcatcagttatattaaacagctgagataattaacgttttttgtcaaagattccgcccagattacactcagaacaatcattaaaaacggATAAGAAATAAACGTTccaggttctgggattctgttctttttcccaaaggtgtgtaacagcgccacctgctgtacaacagcaCAAACACTGATTTCCATATTAACTCATCTTTGgaggggaaccgttttttttttaacaaactgcTCACTCAACCCCCTTTTTTTTGCCTGGCTTTAGTTTTACATTCACATGTTGTTTGAATAATTGCCACCTGGAGTCTCTTTTACCTTTTTGTTACATGGGAGACCGTATCAGTCAATCATCatgaaaggaatagttcacctataaataaaaattctgtcatcattttttcacccttgagttgttccaaatttgtataaatgtctttgttctgataaacatagagtaagatattttgaagaatgcttataaccagacagattttgcctcCCACTGACTACAATATTGATATTATACAACTGTATTCAAAAATGCACTAGAAccgtttgctgtcctacattcttccagatGTCGTCTTCtttgttgaacagaacaaaaaaaatataaagtgatttttcctacaatgggagtgaatctgtttgtttataagcattcttccaaataataTTCTCTGAGTTCATCACAACCAAGAAGTTGTGAAGttccagatttggaacaactcggaggtgaataaatgatgacagaattttcgttttcagtgtagtatccctttaaatctcaGCCTGGAATGATCTAAGGGACATTATATAATGAATTTGGTTGAACTGTACTTAACTTAAGATTACCCTTATGCTTCACATCGTAGTTttagtttaaacattttcttcatgACATAGTTAACATGGGGACATGTTTTAGTAAATGTTAGcaagaaataaatacaaaacatggtgtaaatatgtgtgcatattgtgtgtgcaGGCGTTtttatgtgggtatgtctgtcttctgtgttttcacccttctcttgtttttacaggtacatgactttagttgttttgattatagtcaatatgtctcatgtacagctgctttgtaacaatggaaattgtaaaaagcgctatatagaTAAAGTTGAGTAAAACAGGACACCGCATGCTTTGGGATCAGCCTTTTTTAGGGTCAGGGCTTTGAAATTGGATTCAATCAATTAAATTAGCTGCCGTCACATATCGTTCTCTTACTGTGAGTGGATGTGAAGGTCCTGTCAGAAAAGATTTGTTCATATTGTTCTGTGGGTGATTTAATGATGTCCAATCATGCGGTCTCATTCGGGTTATATCATTGGGTACGAATGAATATGAAAACGAGTTCAACTTATCACCCCAGACGTATGCGAATGATGTTATGAATTGAATTTGGGTGTCTCATAGTGATGTTTTTGTGTGGTCAGGACTCAGAGGAGCTGTCGTCCGAGGAGGATGAAATGAAGATTGCTGAGATGAGACCTCCACTCATCGAGATCTCCATTAACCAGCCCAAAGTAGTGGCCCTGATCAAGGACAAAAAGGGTAAGAGCTACTCCTTCACTTACCTTGATTGATATTACTATTAAATggagagattttttttgtttgttttgaaattcccccttcaaatgtatttaactCGTGTGCACAATATATGTGTgtcttttaaatcaaatatagatttttgcttttatatatttcaagtaaaaataAGGGCTTTTCTCGTAGATCAAAGCAATTTATCATTCcatgtgaaattattttttaaacacaattttctGCAATGTTGCATACTTGAGAGATTCCTCACTCCTCTGTTTGATTCTACCAATATTAATGaagtttttcttatttggtGGTGAAGAGGATGGAAAGGATGCAGACTCATTGCTGGATGAGACGGTTGCCAACAGCAACCAGAACAACAGCAACTGTTCATCACCCTCACGCATGTCTGATTCGGTGTCATTAACCACAGACAGCAGTCAGGACAACTCCCTTTGCACTCCAGAGAGAGAATCCAAGATGCCCCTCGACCCCAAGAACAGGTACAAAAATACCTTTCTTGAGCTACGATATATGATTTGGAGCAATATTTGTGTATGAGTTTCATAGACACAATACAATATGTGTCAGAGCAGCTGTCAAAATAGTCTTTGACCTAAATATCAATAAAGTATGGAAAAATAGCTTAAGATTTTACCCaatatttgtgtgtgatgtgattgtaATAGCAATGCACTTGTAATCATTTGTAATCAAAATCATCCAATAATTTGTAGCGCTTGTTTTGTACTAGATTCTTGCATTGACTTGGTTTGTTTTCAGGCAAGAGGATGAGAACCTGAACCAGTTGAAGCAAACGACTCCTCTACTTCAGAACGGTAATGATTCAGAAATGTCCCTGCAGACCATACTGAAAAACCATCAGAGCTACGAAAGCAAATCAGACAAGATGGCCGACTACAACCTAGCCATGGAGGAGAGACTTGCCCTCATTGAGAAGGGTATTAACAATGGCATGAGGGACCAGTACAGCAAGTGGGATCAGATCAACATGAACGTGGCCAAATTCCCACCTGACAATATGGTGACGTACGAGGACCTGGAGAGGACCAAAGTTTCATCACCTAAAGTGTCAAGCAACAACAACGCCACGGTATCGCTGGAGAACCTTGAGAACGGGAATGGGCTTCCAAAAACCCAGTCTGGAGAACATTTTTATGGACGATCGGATCAAGTTCCTTTGAGATATGAGACTACTAGGACCGTCTCGACAGGCGTGACTGCCTTAAGTGATATGAGTCTTTCTCGTAGTACAGAGGAGCTGTCACCAGAGAAGAAATGTCCACCTGCCCCCGTTGTGAAATCTCAAAGCATCGCCAACATGGATGCTGGTGGAATGAAGCTGTACTCCATCGAGGGTGATAGCCCTCCGTACGAGGTGGCGTGTGCTGCCAGAACATCTTTGTCTGGTGCTCAAGGCCAGAGTATCGTTCGTTCAAAATCCGCCTCTTTGCTCAACGACCAGCAATTGCAGATCTACCCTGGTTCTTCAGCGTCCTCCTCTGACCTCCTGTCCAGCTCAAAACCTCCAGCTAGCACCGCCCGTTATCCTGCTGGCCCCCCGCCGCAGTACAATGTCCAGTATGCCTGTAGCGGCACGCCCAAAGACAATCTATGGGGCCAGCGCAGCCCTGTTACTCCCGAGCAACCCTACCTGCCGCCGCAGCACTCACTGGCCAACACCAACTACTCCAACCGTAACAACGCCCCTCCCTATCCCCAGCCCCAACAACGTGGCCCACCTAAGACCCCAGACATTTGGGCGAAAGAAAGGatgctgccatctagtggccagCGTGGCACCTTACAGAGACAAGGTAGCGGTTCGTCTGGCGCCCCCATGTGCATGCCAGATGCGCGACGGATGCCAGGAATGGAGGTTGAGTACATGACCTACAGGGACATTCACACGGCCGGCCGTGGACCCCTTCAGATGAGCCAGGCTCTTCATAGACCCCTGTCAGCTCGCACGTATAGCATGGACGGACCCAGTGCTCCCCGCCCTCAAAGCGCCAGGCCTCCACCTCACGAGCTTCCAGAGAGGACCATGTCTGTCAGCGACTTTAACTACCAGCTCAGCAGCCCCAGCAAGAGGCCCAGTATGAGGGTGAAGTCCGAGCACTCACTGCTGGACGGTCCGGCTGGGGGAGGCGGAAGGGTTCCTGCAGATTGGAGAGACCAGGTCATGAGGCACATTGAAGCCAAGAAAATGGAGAAGGTATGATTGTTTATACATTAATGGGATTTCCCGTGATTGTCTTTTGCATTTCACCATTGGTGCTACAGAACACTCTCTTCAGGAAAGGTACACTGTAATGAAAACTGTGCTCCCACAGGATCCATCCTGGGGCCCCCCCAGTTTGAGAAACACTGTCCTAAACTCAAGACTTAaagaaaattttaaatgatGCTTAAGCAATAATCTGAAATTAGTTTTTCTAATATGTACacctatattttatttgattttcctcatcagaaatgttttgtttcttttgtttttatttagacaGCTTTAATTACCCTTCTATACTCAAACCTTTACTCACCATTAACTACACATGTGTTTTTTCATATCTCTCGTTACACTGTTGttctgcatgtttgtgtttggatATTAATACATAAGATAGCTTTCACTAACCCTTGTTTTCACCTGTATTCGTCTGCAATGCATGCTCACAGATGTTGTCATtgaatgcatgtgtttgtttgtgcatgtcTCATCTATGTTCAGAGAGGTCTGTCTCGGTCTTTGGCCACTCTCAATGGCAGTCAGATATCTCTGGCCTTTAGCGTTGTAGATGGACGGCAGTATGGAGCTCATGGGCCCAGCGTGAGTACAGCTCCACTGAGACCTCACCTTTTACTTCCAGAGGCTTAGTGGAGTCTCTCTCAGTTCTCAAAGGCTTGttctctgtgtttgttgtttacCATGTGTGTTTCATGTAAAGGGACAAGTAAAGGGACTTAGACCTGATGTCTAAATGTTCAATgctaatgaataaaaacatctaaTGATATTATGtaagttataaaataatattaaatataacaagtaaatgctattaaaatgtaacattttgaaTGAGCTAGTGAACACATTATTTATAAGTAAAATATATctatgaatattttataaattaaattgaaatataatatagataTCGCTCAATTAAACAAAACCTGTCTCTAGGTTATTGTTAGatttaataaattgtaatgTTTCAAGTAGGCATCCAATGTTCCCTAAATAGCAAGCATGATGAAGAACATACCTTTTGGATCTTAAGTCTCAGTTTCCAATCAACACATATACTGACGAAATGCATATTTAAAGTTTAGCGATTGTTCTCCCAAAActgaaagttttatttttttcccacCCATTCAAaatatgtatgactttctattgcagaacacaaaatacatgtttaaGAAAGTTGGCAAAGAGACATCAACGACCCCATTGACTTTATTGTATgaacaaaacagaagaaagagtcataaacaggtttttaaacgtttgggtgaataaatgattcattttgggtgaactactcctttaaatgcattataagtcgactacttttttttatattataaatttgAATCATATTATATGTAACTTTATGATtactttttttctaataaaaatgttccaaaaaAATGGTtatcacaccataggacacatgggTCCCAAACACTAACCCTTGCACACTAATGGCAAGAAACCCACCTGTCTTTATCAGTGCTTGTGGTCACAAATAATAAGAGTTGATTGATGCTTGTAGCTGTAGGTCTGTCATTCACAGCTAAACAGTGGACCACAATTAGTGTTGCATCAATGTACATTATGACTGTTTACTACTTATCGGAGGATGTTCATATAGAGTTCGATTGGTAGAAGTGAGCAAGAGGACAAGGGGCTCCTGTTTATAATACGTCCTGAGAAGTCCACACGCGTGAGAAATATCTTGATCATGAGTGGCATTCGGCCTTCTTTCAGACATAATCCATGCtgtaaaatgtgtgttgttcTCATTGTAGAAAGCTCaacctattttattaaatttgtcaTTTCCTTGATTATTAGAAAAGCTGTCATCTAGTGAAGTTTGACGTCAGATGTATtttgctgggttcacaccaaatgagAATGAAGTGATTTGCACCAGTAAACTACATACAAAGTCAACGCAAAAACGAATGACACCGAATCTGGTGTTGCGTTTGCCGTAAATGTGCGTCAATTGCGTTTTTCGCACaagttgaaaatgtttaatttgagaGAGACATTTGCGTGAATAACTCATTTACATCTACCGCTTGAAGACACTCAATGGCGTGATGTTTTTTGTGTCACTCACTCACAAAAAATTGACTTTTCCCGGCATTAAGAAAGATGGGGAATGCgattagggctgggcgatatatatcgCGATTCAGgctaattatacatgtctatatcgattctgaaatcgattcgatgttttatgcacagctcttccgtgaactacgGCTGTTTGATAAGTATGAAGTAATGCTTgtctgctcgatctaaaatcactaccAGATCGAGTCGTTTATTGCGTGTGTTTGAAAAATCAACACTCGTCATTACTATAAATCCTctttatcatgaaaatacctgaaaaggtttgaagaacagcaatAGAATATGACCACAGGCATTTCCTAGAACTTATTGTTCTTCTTCGGTTTCCCATATTCGGAGTTTCTGCGCAAGAGCGACCTCTGGCTTTCTGATGTGGCGCCATTTAACCGcaagtcattgagaaactgagagcataagaatcgTACAATATATCGCCCAGGCCTAAATGTGATTGTGTTTGGTGTGAGCACAGCATTACTTATAAACGTTTAGTAATTATCATGAAAGACAACTTTATTCCGTTGCAAAGATTGTCGAATAATATGTTGTGTTGTTTCCCTGCAGGATGATGTTTTTAGTCCTCATGGACAACAGGGCTATCATATCGACACTCTCAGAAAAGTAAGTGCAATAATATTTTCAGctagtaaataaaaatagcgtatgaatgaaagaaaaagctGCGGATTTGACATGGTGTGGTTTTACAtgaataacaataaatatactGTTTACATCTTGGAGTATTGTAGATACGCAATGTGATGATCTACTCCTGTGTTTACTCCGCTGGGACACTTTTGTGATTTGTGAAAGATCACAAAGAGTTTGTTTGCAAATGCCACATGGTCTGCTATTTTGCATAATATTTCAAATaggtatatatattttaaagtatgaaTAGTTCATCCCCCCTAAAAATTAGCAATTGTTTACACAAATGAGGACCGAATCTTAAATTGTAATGCAGCTGAATGCCTGTATGACATTGGtggatatttttatgttttagagTGTCATTTTCTGATCTACTGTATATTACGTGTTTGCTATATTCAGTGTTGATTTGGTAATGAAGTAGACGGAGGCCCAGCGGGGAAGTCGGACTCCAGCAATGAGTCATTAACTCTAATGAACAAGTGCTGCTTATGTCATCTAATGATACAGAAGATTTCTAACATGGGGGGGTTACAAACTGGGGTAGGGGACCCCCAGGGGGCCTTCAGAAGGTTGCAAAGGGTCCCCAGACAATTTCAGGGAGAACTCAAAAATCTCACTTTTGTCCCTTTTCATACATTTCATGTAAACATTTCTAcagtacaaatacatttgaatttaaaatgtctCTTGGGGGTTATATACATCCAGCAAGTGTAGCCAGCTATTTAGGTTCGGAAGcaatatgttgtctttataatattacatttgcAAGTTAAGTAGCAAAGTTTCAATGTTTCTTTGCACATAAAAGTTAAAGATGGAAATTTATTTTAGAAAGGGGGTCCGTTATAAACGCTTCATCTTATTTGGGAGTCCCTGGCATCATACAGTTCGAAAACTGTATAGAAATAAACCCAAAAGATGGGTGAATTGAGAATTGATTAAAAATTGATTGTTTAATTGCACTTGCAGAATGCAAAattgatcatatttttaaatatcgcGAATATATAATTGATGACTTTACTGGCTTTTTTTCAGTTTACAGTTAGCTTTGAAGTACCatcaccaaaacatgttttctatCATTTGGCTCTTGGACTTTGTGTCCGTAAAAAAGaagataaagcactttttagtGCAAGCATTTTCCTTTTGACTTTTAAGAGAGGCACTCAACTTAAAAATGACTAAAGACAACCAAGTATCTTATTACTTTGACAGGATGCTTCATTGGTCAATaggattttcattattttgtctAAAATCGTTTCCTGGGAACTTTATGCCCCCTGGTGTCCGTAAAATGCATGTCAGTAGACATTAAGTTGCAGTTTAACAAATCTTCCATTGGCTTTTATTAAAAAGCCCAGTTAATGTATCTCTCCCTCAAATTCAGATGCAGATAGAAAAGCTTCCGCTGGTGGTTAGTGAATATAGCTGACTGAATTTTCACAGTTTTTCGTttcgcatttaaagaaatgtgaCTCTAAAATGAAAGCCATCTCTCCACACAGAGTTCAGGAATCTACAGCCATCTTTAAACGGGCTGTGTCTGACTCAGCAGGTTTTATGAAACGATTAGTTTAGCCTTGAGGAAATGACATCTGATCCTTTTGTTGAACTTGAAATTGGTTATTTATTGACGGATATGACACTTGGTATGATGTTTTTCAGTCTGTATGTCGCTCCTGATGGTTTTCCTGCTTCTTAATCAGGTGCCTTTGATGAATGGACAAATGTGTCCTCCGGTGAGATCTCCCATGAGCTGCGGTCAGTCACCAATGGCTCGTCACCCCTCCAGAGAGCAGCTCATAGACTATCTGATGCTTAAAGTATCCCAGCAGCCCTCTGGCCCTACACGGGTGTCCCATGACATGCTGCAGCAAGAGGTagacacaaacatttaatagcTTGCCTTTGACATTTTGTTGATAAATGTTACTGAAATCCACGTCAAAAGGTGTTATTTGTCAAAAAAGAAGCcagttcagttttatttatatggtGCTTATCATAATTTGTATcattgcaaagcagctttacattgTTTTGAATTAAAAGGAACTAATAACATTAGTAATAATAGATAAgataaaagataataaaatacattaataccTTCATAACCACTACATTTCATTGTTATGCAATAATAAGGAAACTCAAGATCTTGTTTGAGAAATAAACCTccaatattaataaatacttgCAGAAATGTGTCATATGTGGTTCATTTGGTCTATATTATATCCCCTGTCATTTTCCTAAAAGTAGAAAAGGGCTTATGTGATGACTCTTCAGTGTCGTGAGTAGTGTGTTGAAAGCGTCTGTTATGTGTCTTCAGCTCCACGTGACGATCGAGAAGAACCCCGAGTTGGGTTTCAGCATATCAGGTGGAGTCGGTGGCCGTGGAAATCCCTTCCGCCCAGACGACTACGTATGCACTTCTTCATTTCTATTTCAAACCCACGACTTCAGCTTTTTTACTTGagaaactgtgtttgtgtgaccgCTTTAAGGGAAGTGACCAAAAAAGTCATATTAATAATTGAGGTTCGCTCAAAAAAAATCATCCCTGTCAAATTTCCATCATGTCACGCACGATAGCAAATGAGGTCTGATAGCTAGTTTCACAATAAATACGATGCTACATGATCCTTTATTACAGGAAAGAAAATGTATCACATGACACAATCTAACCTGAACAGCCCTTTTTTTCCGTAGGGTATATTTGTGACGAGAGTTCAGTCAGATGGACCCGCTTCAAAGCTCCTTCAACCTGGAGATAAAATCCTTCAGGTAATTTCTTCACCTTTTTCCATATTAATCACTTTGGTTGCTTGAATGAGGGAATAACTTCACCGCGTTTCTTCTCCACAGGCAAACGGGTACAGCTTCATTAATGTCGACCACGGAAACGCAGTGTCCCTACTGAAGACCTTTCCCAGCACCGTCGACCTGATCATCATTCGAGAGATGGCAGCGTAGATGAAACTGAATCTTCACCGTCTTATTTTTTTACCCAGAGGAGTACTTTATATTCAGTCTGATGGAAACGGGCGGCTGTGGACCATGGGTTAAAGGGGCAGAACCACTGCGTCAAGTGGGAGACGGACAAACGCCTGGAAGGATGCGTCTTAAAGATTTACGCCTTCACTGTGGTTAGCCTGTTGGTGTAGTTCAACCAATATGAAAACCTGTGCTTTTTGtaaagattgtttttaatttcacctttttaaaattttattttgaagaatacaaCCTGCGTAGAGCTCTAGTGGGATGTTAGGTGTAGCTGACCCTGTGAGGGCACGGCTCTCTATCACATCTcactctgttttttatttttcgttttaaagattttaaaaccACTTTCATGATCTATGTGAAATTCTGAGCTAGAAGACAACGCTATGTGCTAGGTTTGAATGTAGAATTCTATtggtaatatttgtttatttggtaGGATTACGTTACTCATCTGAATGACAAGCTCACTCCTAAATGTCATCGGCTGACATCTTCTCGACTTCTGTCCATCGCTTTTTCTCCAGTGAAATACGAGTCTTCTGTCCCCGCTAACTTGCAATCTTTTAAGAAAGTGCTGAAATGATCTCTGTACGTGAATCGTTGGAACGCTCTGAAGAACTTCAATAAGGATTGTGAAAGAGAAGAGACgtcaacaaaaaaagacattggacgttgaaactgaaactgaaagTGGTGCGAGCTATCTGAACCAAAGCATGTTGGGACTGTTGCACAGGACTGCTGGCTAAGAGAAAAGGGACTTCCTAATAATTAAGCAGCGGCTGGCTCGGACTACAAGATGTCCGACGGCCCTATTCCAATGGCCACCAAACTGATGTTCACATTTCGAAAGTTGTGCGATTTTGAACTTGGTTGTACGGAAACGGTTTTAttctttgaagaatgttgatgttttatccTCTCGCGAAAAcaccctcacatttttgtagatTTGCAGGCGTTTGCTGTAAGGGTGTCCAAGGTGGGCAGAGGAAACGTCATGTCAAGTGCCATAGACCCTGAACTGTCCGACCCAGAGCAATACTCACCGATCCACACCGCATATTCAGTGGCCTTATCGGGCTGACGTATGACACAGTGGGCGAAAGAGCAATAGAAAGTCATTTAATTCCATTCGCTGGATGCAGTCGGTTGCGTTTTTTTATACGTGCAAAAATCCCATTTAGTATTTCTGAATTGATACAGCATTTTATATTGTACAAAtcttttaaagatgaaaatgtAGGAAATGACATTTCAGATTTttgggagaaaaaaaatatttgtgaagtCTGAATAGTGTGCGAATGAATGTTTCGACATGTCCTTATCTGTGAACGATTGCACTGCTGTTTCAGAAAAATCCTACAAAGATGATCATCACCAGTGTATATGAAAACCATGACACCAGCTGATATGTAAAAAGATTGGATGAAGCGGCACAGCTTTGTAAAATTatcattgtaatgtttttatttgatgaagTAGTTGAGTTTAAAGGCCACAAAAGGTTTTTTGCTATTTGTACACACGTCGAGGAGAATGACTAACTTGTACTTTGCTTATTTGCATGAAATCCCTCCTTTGATTGTTCGACACTGTATTGATTCTTCACTAGACTGGAGTGCTAAATGAATTCAGATTAACATATACTGACAATGTGACAAACCCACAAGTTTATGGATGTGAAGAGCACTGTCACCACTTCTGTAAGACCattttttggcattttaattAATATCGACACCAAGCCCCTACTATGTTATTAGGCATTTTTGTTGCTTCGCAGTTGCAAGTGCATTTGCCACATTGTGCGTTGaaaaaaaaccaaacaattCCCCTAAATTTTACTGTGAAATGATTGTGATGTCacaaaacagttatttttgtgGATGCCTTTTTTAATGACACAGTCTAGTGTAGTTGGGACTGtcattctttttgttttgtctgcaCAGACTCATTTcaaaaaggttgtttttttactgtcccatcttttattta
Proteins encoded in this region:
- the erbin gene encoding erbin isoform X2, with protein sequence MSSKRSLFVRLVPCRCLRGEEEPVTSLDYSHCSLEQVPKEIFSFEKTLEELYLDANQINELPKQLFNCQLLQRLSLPDNDLAVLPPGLANLINLRELDISKNNIQEFPENIKNCKVLAIVEASVNPISKLPDGFTQLLSLTQLYLNDAFLEFLPASFGRLTKLQILELRENQLKMLPKSMHKLTQLERLDLGSNEFTEVPEVLEQLNGIKELWIDGNKLTFLPGMIGALKQLCYLDVSKNNIEIVDEKISGCENLQDILLSNNALAQLPGSIGSLKRLSSLKVDDNQLMYLPDTIGGLTALEELDCSFNEIEALPDSVGKCVNLRTFAADHNLLTHMPSEMGCLKNVTVLFLHSNKLEFLPEEMGDMLKLKVINLSDNKLRNLPYSFTKLNQMTAMWLSENQSKPLIPLQKEEDLETRKTVLTNYMFPQQSRTEEYVPNSDSESFNPSLWEEQRKQRAQVAFECDEDKDERETPTREGNLKRYPTPYPDELKNMVKTAQSVAHRLKEDESGDEAGREGRVGERNHIGVQDVGVKVIEGPCSNGMEPKANVNFLQNHEPRDTIDYTVERIPLKTSDKMTAMVNHDDTLEDSEELSSEEDEMKIAEMRPPLIEISINQPKVVALIKDKKEDGKDADSLLDETVANSNQNNSNCSSPSRMSDSVSLTTDSSQDNSLCTPERESKMPLDPKNRQEDENLNQLKQTTPLLQNGNDSEMSLQTILKNHQSYESKSDKMADYNLAMEERLALIEKGINNGMRDQYSKWDQINMNVAKFPPDNMVTYEDLERTKVSSPKVSSNNNATVSLENLENGNGLPKTQSGEHFYGRSDQVPLRYETTRTVSTGVTALSDMSLSRSTEELSPEKKCPPAPVVKSQSIANMDAGGMKLYSIEGDSPPYEVACAARTSLSGAQGQSIVRSKSASLLNDQQLQIYPGSSASSSDLLSSSKPPASTARYPAGPPPQYNVQYACSGTPKDNLWGQRSPVTPEQPYLPPQHSLANTNYSNRNNAPPYPQPQQRGPPKTPDIWAKERMLPSSGQRGTLQRQGSGSSGAPMCMPDARRMPGMEVEYMTYRDIHTAGRGPLQMSQALHRPLSARTYSMDGPSAPRPQSARPPPHELPERTMSVSDFNYQLSSPSKRPSMRVKSEHSLLDGPAGGGGRVPADWRDQVMRHIEAKKMEKDDVFSPHGQQGYHIDTLRKVPLMNGQMCPPVRSPMSCGQSPMARHPSREQLIDYLMLKVSQQPSGPTRVSHDMLQQELHVTIEKNPELGFSISGGVGGRGNPFRPDDYGIFVTRVQSDGPASKLLQPGDKILQANGYSFINVDHGNAVSLLKTFPSTVDLIIIREMAA